A window of the Streptomyces sp. NBC_00454 genome harbors these coding sequences:
- the alaS gene encoding alanine--tRNA ligase — translation MESAEIRRRWLSFFEERGHTVVPSASLIADDPTLLLVPAGMVPFKPYFLGEVKPPAATLTSVQKCVRTPDIEEVGKTTRHGTFFQMCGNFSFGDYFKEGAIKYAWELLTSSVADGGYGLEPEKLWITVYLDDDEAEAIWRDKVGVPQERIQRLGKKDNFWSMGVPGPCGPCSEINYDRGPEFGVEGGPAVNDERYVEIWNLVFMQYERGAGDGKEDFPILGDLPSKNIDTGLGLERLAMILQGVQNMYETDTLRVVMDKATELTGVQYGAAQGTDVSLRVVADHIRTSAMLIGDGVTPGNEGRGYVLRRIMRRAIRNMRLMGATGPVIQELVDVVINTMGQQYPELVTDRKRIETVALAEEAAFVKALRGGTNILDTAITETKATGGSVLAGDKAFLLHDTWGFPIDLTLEMAAEQGLSVDQDGFRRLMQEQKDKAKADAKAKKTGHADMSAYREIADGSGATEFTGYATNQGESTIVGLLVNGVSSPAASEGDEVEVVLDRTPFYAEGGGQLADQGRIKLDSGAIIEIRDVQQPVPGVSVHKGSVQVGEVTVGASAYAAIDVNRRRAIARAHSATHLTHQALRDALGPTAAQAGSENSPGRFRFDFGSPNAVPGSVLTDVEQKINDVLSRELDVTAEILSIDEAKKQGAIAEFGEKYGERVRVVTIGDFSKELCGGTHVANTSQLGLVKLLGESSIGSGVRRVEALVGVDAYNFLAKEHTVVAQLQELVKGRPEELPEKIASMLGKLKDAEKEIEKFRAEKVLQAAAGLAAGAQDVRGVAVVTGQVPDGTGADDLRKLVLDVRGRIQGDRPCVVALFTTANDRPLTVIATNEAARERGLKAGDLVRTAAKTLGGGGGGKPDVAQGGGQNPAAIGDAIAAVERLVGETA, via the coding sequence ATGGAGTCGGCTGAAATTCGCCGCCGCTGGCTGAGCTTCTTCGAGGAGCGCGGTCACACCGTTGTCCCTTCGGCGTCGCTCATCGCGGACGACCCGACTCTGCTGCTGGTGCCCGCGGGCATGGTCCCCTTCAAGCCGTACTTCCTCGGCGAGGTCAAGCCGCCCGCGGCCACGCTCACCAGCGTGCAGAAGTGCGTCCGTACGCCGGACATCGAAGAGGTCGGCAAGACCACCCGCCACGGCACGTTCTTCCAGATGTGCGGCAACTTCTCTTTCGGGGACTACTTCAAGGAAGGCGCCATCAAGTACGCCTGGGAGCTGCTCACCAGCTCCGTGGCGGACGGCGGCTACGGCCTGGAGCCCGAGAAGCTCTGGATCACGGTCTACCTCGACGACGACGAGGCCGAGGCCATCTGGCGCGACAAGGTCGGCGTCCCGCAGGAGCGCATCCAGCGCCTGGGCAAGAAGGACAACTTCTGGTCCATGGGCGTCCCGGGCCCCTGCGGTCCCTGCTCGGAGATCAACTACGACCGCGGCCCCGAGTTCGGCGTCGAGGGCGGCCCCGCCGTCAACGACGAGCGCTACGTGGAGATCTGGAACCTGGTCTTCATGCAGTACGAGCGCGGCGCCGGCGACGGGAAGGAAGACTTCCCGATCCTCGGCGACCTGCCGTCGAAGAACATCGACACCGGCCTCGGCCTCGAGCGCCTCGCCATGATCCTGCAGGGCGTACAGAACATGTACGAGACCGACACCCTGCGCGTGGTGATGGACAAGGCCACCGAGCTGACCGGCGTGCAGTACGGCGCCGCCCAGGGCACGGACGTCTCCCTGCGCGTGGTCGCCGACCACATCCGCACCTCCGCCATGCTCATCGGCGACGGCGTCACCCCCGGCAACGAGGGCCGCGGCTACGTGCTGCGCCGCATCATGCGCCGCGCCATCCGCAACATGCGCCTCATGGGCGCCACCGGCCCGGTGATCCAGGAGCTCGTCGACGTCGTGATCAACACGATGGGGCAGCAGTACCCGGAGCTCGTGACCGACCGCAAGCGCATCGAGACCGTCGCGCTCGCCGAAGAGGCCGCCTTCGTGAAGGCCCTGCGCGGCGGCACGAACATCCTCGACACCGCCATCACCGAGACCAAGGCCACCGGTGGCTCGGTCCTCGCCGGCGACAAGGCGTTCCTGCTCCACGACACCTGGGGCTTCCCGATCGACCTGACCCTGGAGATGGCCGCCGAACAGGGCCTCTCCGTGGACCAGGACGGCTTCCGCCGCCTGATGCAGGAGCAGAAGGACAAGGCCAAGGCCGACGCCAAGGCCAAGAAGACCGGTCACGCGGACATGTCCGCCTACCGGGAGATCGCCGACGGCTCCGGCGCCACCGAGTTCACCGGCTACGCCACCAACCAGGGCGAATCCACCATCGTCGGCCTCCTGGTCAACGGCGTCTCCTCGCCCGCCGCCTCCGAGGGCGACGAGGTCGAGGTCGTCCTCGACCGCACCCCCTTCTACGCCGAGGGCGGCGGCCAGCTCGCCGACCAGGGCCGCATCAAGCTCGACTCCGGCGCCATCATCGAGATCCGCGACGTCCAGCAGCCGGTCCCCGGTGTCTCCGTGCACAAGGGCTCCGTCCAGGTCGGCGAGGTGACCGTCGGCGCTTCCGCCTACGCCGCCATCGACGTGAACCGCCGTCGGGCCATCGCCCGCGCCCACTCGGCCACGCACCTCACCCACCAGGCGCTGCGCGACGCCCTCGGCCCGACGGCCGCCCAGGCCGGCTCCGAGAACTCGCCCGGCCGCTTCCGCTTCGACTTCGGCTCGCCGAACGCCGTCCCCGGCTCGGTCCTCACCGACGTGGAGCAGAAGATCAACGACGTGCTCTCCCGGGAGCTCGACGTCACCGCCGAGATCCTGAGCATCGACGAGGCGAAGAAGCAGGGCGCCATCGCCGAATTCGGCGAGAAGTACGGCGAGCGCGTGCGCGTCGTCACCATCGGCGACTTCTCCAAGGAGCTGTGCGGCGGCACCCACGTGGCGAACACCAGCCAGCTCGGCCTGGTGAAGCTGCTCGGCGAGTCCTCCATCGGCTCCGGCGTGCGCCGCGTCGAAGCCCTCGTCGGCGTGGACGCGTACAACTTCCTCGCCAAGGAGCACACGGTCGTCGCCCAGCTCCAGGAGCTGGTCAAGGGCCGTCCGGAGGAGCTGCCGGAGAAGATCGCCTCCATGCTCGGCAAGCTGAAGGACGCCGAGAAGGAGATCGAGAAGTTCCGCGCGGAGAAGGTCCTCCAGGCCGCCGCCGGCCTCGCCGCCGGCGCCCAGGACGTCCGCGGCGTGGCCGTGGTCACCGGCCAGGTGCCGGACGGCACCGGCGCCGACGACCTGCGCAAGCTGGTCCTCGACGTCCGCGGGCGCATCCAGGGCGACCGCCCGTGCGTGGTCGCGCTCTTCACCACCGCCAACGACCGTCCGCTGACCGTCATCGCCACCAACGAGGCGGCCCGCGAGCGCGGCCTCAAGGCCGGCGACCTGGTCCGCACGGCCGCCAAGACCCTCGGGGGCGGCGGCGGCGGCAAGCCCGACGTGGCCCAGGGCGGCGGCCAGAACCCGGCCGCCATCGGCGACGCCATCGCGGCCGTCGAGCGCCTCGTGGGGGAGACCGCCTGA
- a CDS encoding DUF6167 family protein has translation MFRRAFWFTAGAAAGVWATTKVNRQLKKLTPESLAAQAADKAVEAGHRLKDFALDVKAGMSQREDELNDALGLHQDPDRPDNVTALPGPRRLRAIEHGQTNTFTYNRNEDH, from the coding sequence ATGTTCCGCCGAGCCTTCTGGTTCACCGCCGGCGCAGCCGCCGGCGTGTGGGCCACCACCAAGGTCAACCGGCAGCTCAAGAAGCTGACCCCGGAGAGCCTCGCCGCGCAGGCCGCCGACAAGGCGGTCGAAGCGGGGCACCGCCTCAAGGACTTCGCCCTCGACGTCAAGGCGGGAATGTCGCAGCGCGAGGACGAGCTGAACGACGCACTGGGACTCCACCAGGATCCCGACCGGCCCGACAACGTCACCGCCCTTCCCGGGCCGCGGCGGCTGCGGGCCATCGAGCACGGCCAGACCAATACGTTTACGTACAACCGGAATGAGGACCACTGA
- a CDS encoding DUF948 domain-containing protein — protein sequence MSGGEVAGILVAVFWAILVSFLAVVLVRLAQVLKATTKLVADVTDEAVPLLADASTTVRSARTQLDRVDAIASDVQEVTSNASALSSTVASTFGGPLVKVAAFGYGVRKALGKGGAPGAGSEDVPRRTARRTVIVGRTVPSPRRRKQKG from the coding sequence GTGTCCGGTGGAGAGGTGGCCGGGATCCTCGTGGCCGTCTTCTGGGCCATTCTGGTCTCCTTCCTCGCCGTGGTGCTGGTGAGGCTGGCCCAGGTGCTCAAGGCGACCACGAAGCTCGTGGCCGACGTGACCGACGAGGCCGTCCCGCTGCTCGCGGACGCCTCCACCACCGTCCGCTCCGCCCGCACCCAGCTGGACCGGGTCGACGCCATCGCGAGCGACGTCCAGGAAGTCACCTCCAACGCCTCCGCGCTGTCCTCCACCGTCGCGTCCACCTTCGGCGGCCCGCTCGTGAAGGTCGCGGCCTTCGGCTACGGCGTCCGCAAGGCGCTGGGCAAGGGCGGCGCGCCCGGCGCAGGCTCCGAGGACGTGCCGCGCAGGACCGCGCGACGTACCGTGATCGTTGGCCGTACGGTGCCGTCGCCCCGGCGCCGGAAGCAGAAGGGCTGA
- a CDS encoding AAA family ATPase, whose product MRHRPHGHRTPGNLPSDLSGFVGRGVELAELGRLLDSSRLVTVTGAGGVGKTRLVLAAARAAAEAAAEAGPADPDGPAGSAGPAQERYCDGVWLAELACVRDPALLELTIAESLGLTDHTTRPLRTVLAEHLAERRLLLVLDGFEQLVDETAALVRELLRRSPGLRVLAAGRRPLTLDGELSWPLAPLAPDEALALLTERAASADPGFAPTEADRAVLAELCVRLDGLPLALELAAGRLRTLSPSQVLSRLEDRFGLLTGGGRGALPRHRALRTAIGWSHELCTAGERLLWARLSVFAGQFDLDAAEYVCAGPDLPVDSVLDLVGELLGQSLLVREETAAGVRYRMLETVRIYGAGWLESLGDATRLRRRHRDWYMGLATWCELDWFSPRQQEVAALVEAELANLRLALECCLDEPEEIHLGQYLAGTLWFYWAGCGRLAEGRHWLDRTLEGGPGHGLDLSELDLGPDLSLELGLGLAGPSDPDREYEGSRLKALWVLGYVAALQGDAVASMSALYECRDGAAQSGNPVAAAYAVHRMGCLALISDDMVRARELLGGALERYREAGELNSNVLMCQVELAMTLAFQGEPAGALALCEEVRDICEERGERWTKAYALYVLAYAALDSGDPAGARRLLGECVAINHTFRDLVGLVLAVELLALVTVAEGHPAEAAVLQGAAEPMWDGVGMQLFGSGYFNAPRLMCQERAGELLGTERYASCARHGRTLSVDALVERALRGPEPAPAPRSAAPLPRPRTTDGAATGFPRSRKPAGSPKGEPAG is encoded by the coding sequence ATGCGACACAGACCCCATGGACACAGGACGCCGGGCAATCTTCCCTCGGACCTGAGCGGCTTCGTCGGGCGGGGTGTCGAACTCGCCGAGCTGGGGCGACTGCTGGATTCCTCGCGGCTGGTCACGGTGACCGGCGCGGGCGGTGTCGGCAAGACCCGGCTGGTGCTGGCCGCGGCCAGGGCGGCGGCCGAGGCGGCGGCGGAGGCCGGTCCTGCGGACCCCGACGGCCCGGCCGGGTCGGCCGGCCCGGCGCAGGAACGCTACTGCGACGGCGTGTGGCTGGCCGAGCTGGCCTGCGTACGGGATCCCGCGCTGCTGGAGCTGACCATCGCGGAGTCGCTGGGCCTGACCGACCACACCACCCGGCCGCTGCGCACCGTGCTCGCCGAACACCTGGCCGAGCGGCGGCTGCTGCTGGTCCTGGACGGCTTCGAGCAGCTGGTCGACGAGACCGCGGCCCTGGTACGGGAACTGCTGCGCCGCTCCCCCGGCCTGCGGGTGCTGGCGGCCGGCCGGCGCCCGCTGACCCTCGACGGGGAGCTGTCCTGGCCGCTGGCCCCGCTGGCCCCCGACGAGGCGCTGGCCCTGCTGACCGAGCGGGCCGCGTCGGCCGACCCGGGCTTCGCCCCGACGGAGGCCGACCGGGCGGTCCTGGCCGAGCTGTGCGTCCGCCTCGACGGCCTGCCCCTGGCCCTGGAGCTGGCGGCGGGCCGGCTGCGCACGCTGTCCCCCTCCCAGGTGCTGTCCCGGCTGGAGGACCGCTTCGGCCTGCTGACGGGCGGCGGGCGCGGGGCGCTGCCCCGGCACCGGGCGCTGCGGACGGCGATCGGCTGGAGCCATGAGCTGTGCACGGCCGGGGAGCGGCTGCTGTGGGCCCGGCTGTCGGTCTTCGCAGGGCAGTTCGACCTGGACGCCGCCGAGTACGTGTGCGCGGGCCCGGACCTGCCGGTGGACTCGGTGCTGGACCTGGTCGGGGAGCTGCTGGGCCAGTCCCTGCTGGTCCGGGAGGAGACGGCGGCCGGGGTGCGCTACCGGATGCTGGAGACCGTACGGATCTACGGGGCGGGCTGGCTGGAGTCGCTGGGCGACGCCACCCGGCTGCGGCGCAGGCACCGGGACTGGTACATGGGTCTGGCGACCTGGTGCGAGCTGGACTGGTTCAGCCCGCGCCAGCAGGAGGTGGCCGCGCTGGTGGAGGCGGAGCTGGCGAACCTGCGGCTCGCCCTGGAGTGCTGCCTGGACGAGCCGGAGGAGATCCACCTCGGCCAGTACCTGGCGGGCACCCTCTGGTTCTACTGGGCGGGCTGCGGCCGGCTCGCCGAGGGCCGCCACTGGCTGGACCGGACCCTGGAGGGCGGCCCCGGGCACGGCCTCGACCTCTCGGAGCTGGACCTCGGGCCGGACCTGAGCCTGGAGCTCGGGCTGGGCCTCGCCGGCCCTTCGGACCCGGACCGGGAGTACGAGGGCTCGCGACTGAAGGCCCTGTGGGTGCTGGGGTACGTGGCGGCGCTGCAGGGCGACGCGGTGGCCTCGATGAGCGCCCTGTACGAGTGCCGGGACGGGGCCGCGCAGAGCGGGAACCCGGTGGCGGCGGCGTACGCGGTGCACCGGATGGGCTGCCTGGCGCTGATCTCGGACGACATGGTCCGGGCCCGGGAGCTGCTGGGCGGGGCGCTGGAGCGCTACCGGGAGGCCGGGGAGCTGAACAGCAACGTACTGATGTGCCAGGTGGAACTGGCGATGACGCTGGCCTTCCAGGGCGAGCCGGCGGGCGCGCTCGCGCTGTGCGAGGAGGTCCGGGACATCTGCGAGGAGCGCGGGGAGCGCTGGACGAAGGCCTACGCCCTGTACGTCCTGGCCTACGCGGCCCTGGACTCGGGCGACCCGGCCGGGGCGCGGCGGCTGCTGGGCGAGTGCGTGGCGATCAACCACACCTTCCGGGACCTGGTGGGGCTGGTGCTGGCGGTGGAACTGCTGGCACTGGTCACGGTGGCCGAGGGGCATCCCGCGGAGGCGGCCGTGCTCCAGGGCGCGGCCGAGCCGATGTGGGACGGGGTGGGGATGCAGCTCTTCGGCTCGGGGTACTTCAACGCCCCGCGCCTGATGTGCCAGGAGCGGGCGGGCGAGCTGCTGGGCACGGAGCGGTACGCGTCCTGCGCCCGGCACGGGCGGACTCTGTCGGTGGACGCGCTGGTGGAGCGGGCCCTGCGGGGGCCCGAGCCGGCGCCCGCGCCGAGGAGCGCGGCCCCGCTGCCGAGGCCCCGTACGACGGACGGGGCTGCGACGGGGTTCCCGAGAAGCAGGAAACCCGCCGGCTCCCCCAAGGGGGAACCGGCGGGCTGA
- the rpsD gene encoding 30S ribosomal protein S4, whose amino-acid sequence MNQKRPKVKKSRALGIALTPKAVKYFEARPYPPGEHGRGRKQNSDYKVRLLEKQRLRAQYDISERQMARAYDRAKKAEGKTGEALVVELERRLDALVLRSGIARTIYQARQMVVHGHIEVNGDKVDKPSFRVRPDDVITVRERSREKVPFQVAREGGYAGEGETPRYLQVNLKALAFRLDRDPNRKEIPVICDEQLVVEYYAR is encoded by the coding sequence GTGAACCAGAAGCGACCCAAGGTCAAGAAGTCGCGTGCCCTCGGCATTGCGCTGACCCCGAAGGCCGTCAAGTACTTCGAGGCCCGCCCCTACCCGCCGGGCGAGCACGGCCGTGGCCGCAAGCAGAACTCGGACTACAAGGTTCGTCTGCTGGAGAAGCAGCGTCTGCGCGCTCAGTACGACATCTCTGAGCGTCAGATGGCCCGCGCGTACGACCGCGCCAAGAAGGCCGAAGGCAAGACGGGCGAGGCGCTGGTCGTCGAGCTCGAGCGTCGCCTCGACGCCCTGGTCCTGCGTTCGGGCATCGCCCGCACCATCTACCAGGCTCGCCAGATGGTCGTTCACGGCCACATCGAGGTCAACGGCGACAAGGTCGACAAGCCGTCGTTCCGCGTCCGTCCGGACGACGTCATCACGGTGCGCGAGCGCAGCCGCGAGAAGGTTCCGTTCCAGGTTGCCCGTGAGGGTGGCTACGCAGGCGAGGGCGAGACCCCCCGTTACCTGCAGGTCAACCTGAAGGCCCTGGCCTTCCGCCTGGACCGCGACCCGAACCGCAAGGAAATCCCGGTCATCTGCGACGAGCAGCTCGTCGTCGAGTACTACGCCCGCTGA
- a CDS encoding DUF2470 domain-containing protein: MSRPHGIPLPSAHRSSDPNETGSAFDDDWQGQPRPREGVRQLTGAERVRTLVESNASVSLTLPGALDQGELGTGVPAARTVTPDGDVILLVSGESAAARAAAHAQDDDLTAVIEITDVAPVSVPHRIRGRAWLAGWLTPVRDAADRAACAALMAERHPVGELLAMSDSLDIPYAGRPAWMLLRLEVGEISVDDLWGAEHVDPELLAAAEPDPMTAHEAEILQHLAASHGDRMGELCALLGARGEGADLKAVPLALDRLGLRVRFTRGATAFDARFDFPEPVGDVCGLRRAMRTLFA; this comes from the coding sequence ATGTCTCGACCACATGGGATCCCCCTGCCCAGTGCGCATCGAAGTTCAGATCCAAACGAAACAGGATCTGCTTTCGATGACGATTGGCAGGGTCAGCCGCGTCCCAGGGAAGGCGTTCGGCAGCTCACCGGAGCCGAACGCGTACGAACCCTCGTAGAGTCCAACGCCTCAGTATCCCTCACGCTCCCAGGTGCTTTGGACCAAGGAGAGCTCGGAACAGGGGTGCCGGCCGCAAGGACCGTCACCCCGGACGGGGACGTGATTCTCCTGGTATCAGGGGAATCCGCGGCTGCCAGGGCAGCCGCTCACGCCCAGGACGACGACCTCACCGCCGTGATCGAGATCACGGATGTGGCGCCGGTGTCCGTGCCCCATCGTATCCGAGGCCGCGCGTGGCTCGCCGGGTGGCTCACTCCCGTGCGCGACGCCGCCGACCGGGCGGCCTGCGCGGCCCTGATGGCCGAGCGTCACCCGGTCGGGGAGCTGCTCGCAATGTCCGATTCGCTCGACATCCCTTACGCCGGCCGGCCCGCGTGGATGCTGCTGCGCCTGGAGGTCGGCGAGATCTCGGTGGACGACCTGTGGGGCGCCGAGCACGTGGACCCCGAGCTGCTGGCCGCGGCCGAGCCGGACCCGATGACGGCCCACGAGGCGGAGATCCTCCAGCACCTGGCCGCCTCGCACGGCGACCGGATGGGCGAGCTGTGCGCGCTGCTCGGCGCGCGGGGCGAGGGCGCGGACCTGAAGGCGGTCCCCCTCGCGCTGGACCGCCTCGGCCTGCGGGTGCGCTTCACCCGCGGGGCCACCGCCTTCGACGCCCGCTTCGACTTCCCCGAGCCGGTCGGCGACGTCTGCGGACTGCGCCGGGCGATGCGCACCCTCTTCGCCTAG
- a CDS encoding HNH endonuclease family protein: MGRRASLIAVTAVLLLSGCHHGDAETAHASAAALLAEAPLASAGFPPSAATARTQLAKLSVEWGKNWETYKRENFGRYWSDETDAVGGRNGCDTRDDVLRRDLSELREGDRNPCVVVSGTLHDPYTGRELPYYYRRASQIQTDHVVALGAAWRAGAYAWTPERRLAYANDLDVLLAVDKQTNYEKSSKTADKWKPPVKSYWCEYARRYTGIKAKYGLSVTPPEKEALREMLGTCPA; encoded by the coding sequence ATGGGACGCCGGGCTTCGCTCATCGCCGTGACGGCAGTACTGCTGCTCAGCGGGTGCCACCACGGGGACGCCGAGACGGCTCACGCCAGCGCCGCGGCGCTCCTCGCGGAGGCACCGCTCGCCAGTGCCGGGTTCCCCCCGAGCGCGGCCACCGCCAGGACGCAGCTGGCGAAGCTGAGCGTCGAGTGGGGCAAGAACTGGGAGACGTACAAGCGGGAGAACTTCGGCAGGTACTGGTCCGACGAGACGGATGCCGTCGGCGGGCGCAACGGGTGCGACACCCGGGACGACGTACTGCGAAGGGACCTCAGCGAGCTGCGGGAGGGCGACCGGAACCCCTGCGTGGTCGTGTCGGGGACGCTGCACGACCCGTACACGGGCAGGGAGCTCCCCTATTACTACCGGCGCGCCTCGCAGATCCAGACCGACCACGTCGTCGCCCTCGGCGCCGCCTGGCGCGCGGGCGCGTACGCCTGGACCCCGGAGCGCAGACTGGCGTACGCCAACGACCTCGACGTGCTGCTCGCCGTCGACAAGCAGACCAACTACGAGAAGAGCAGCAAGACCGCCGACAAGTGGAAACCGCCGGTCAAGAGCTACTGGTGCGAGTACGCGCGGCGCTACACGGGGATCAAGGCGAAGTACGGGCTGTCGGTGACCCCGCCGGAGAAGGAAGCGCTGCGGGAGATGCTGGGCACCTGTCCGGCCTAG
- a CDS encoding replication-associated recombination protein A, with the protein MEPDLFTAAAEDRQAKDPSSSPLAVRMRPRTLDEVVGQQHLLKPGSPLRRLVGEGDGGPAGASSVILWGPPGIGKTTLAYVVSQATKKRFVELSAITAGVKEVRAVIEGAKRAAGGYGKDTVLFLDEIHRFSKAQQDSLLPAVENRWVTLIAATTENPYFSIISPLLSRSLLLTLEPLTDDDLRALMHRALTEERGLGGAVTLPEDAEAHLLRIAGGDARRALTALEAGAGSAIAKGEPEITLQTVEEAVDRAAVKYDRDGDQHYDVASALIKSIRGSDVDAALHYLARMIEAGEDPRFIARRLMISASEDIGLADPTALPLAVAAAQAVAMIGFPEASLTLSHVTIALALAPKSNTATTAIGAALADVRAGLAGSVPTHLRDGHYKGAAKLGHAVGYVYPHDVPGGIAAQQYAPDEIHGKRYYEPTRYGAEARYADVVEKVRERLRG; encoded by the coding sequence GTGGAACCAGATCTCTTCACCGCCGCCGCCGAGGACCGCCAGGCGAAGGACCCCTCCAGTTCTCCGCTCGCCGTCCGGATGCGCCCGCGCACCCTGGACGAGGTCGTCGGCCAGCAGCACCTGCTCAAGCCCGGCTCCCCGCTGCGGAGGCTCGTCGGCGAGGGGGACGGGGGTCCGGCCGGGGCTTCCTCGGTGATCCTGTGGGGTCCGCCGGGGATCGGGAAGACCACCCTCGCCTACGTGGTGAGCCAGGCGACCAAGAAGCGGTTCGTGGAGCTGTCCGCGATCACGGCGGGGGTCAAGGAGGTCCGGGCGGTCATCGAGGGCGCCAAGCGGGCGGCCGGCGGATACGGCAAGGACACCGTCCTCTTCCTCGACGAGATCCACCGCTTCAGCAAGGCGCAGCAGGACTCGCTGCTGCCGGCCGTGGAGAACCGCTGGGTCACCCTGATCGCCGCGACCACGGAGAACCCGTACTTCTCGATCATCTCCCCGCTGCTGTCGCGCTCCCTGCTGCTCACGCTGGAACCGCTGACGGACGACGACCTGCGCGCGCTGATGCACCGGGCGCTGACGGAGGAGCGGGGCCTGGGCGGCGCGGTGACGCTGCCCGAGGACGCCGAGGCGCACCTGCTGCGGATCGCGGGCGGCGACGCGCGGCGCGCGCTGACGGCGCTGGAGGCGGGCGCGGGCTCGGCGATCGCCAAGGGCGAACCGGAGATCACCCTCCAGACGGTGGAGGAGGCCGTCGACCGGGCGGCGGTCAAGTACGACCGGGACGGCGACCAGCACTACGACGTGGCGAGCGCGCTGATCAAGTCGATCCGCGGCTCGGACGTGGACGCGGCGCTGCACTATCTGGCACGGATGATCGAGGCGGGGGAGGACCCGCGGTTCATCGCGCGCCGGCTGATGATCTCGGCGAGCGAGGACATCGGGCTCGCGGATCCCACGGCCCTGCCGCTCGCGGTGGCGGCGGCCCAGGCGGTGGCGATGATCGGCTTCCCGGAGGCCTCGCTGACCCTGTCGCACGTGACGATCGCGCTGGCGCTGGCCCCGAAGTCGAATACCGCCACGACCGCGATCGGTGCGGCGCTGGCGGATGTCCGGGCCGGGCTGGCCGGGTCCGTGCCGACGCATTTGCGGGACGGGCACTACAAGGGCGCGGCGAAGCTGGGGCACGCGGTGGGGTACGTGTACCCGCACGACGTGCCGGGCGGTATTGCCGCGCAGCAGTACGCGCCGGACGAGATCCACGGCAAGCGGTACTACGAGCCGACGCGGTACGGGGCCGAAGCCCGATACGCGGACGTGGTGGAAAAGGTCCGCGAGCGGCTGCGGGGCTGA
- a CDS encoding vitamin K epoxide reductase family protein, whose translation MTTRGTDADAAPRTAVGGSRALALLLVITGAAGLLAAWVITIDKFKLLEDPNFTPGCSLNPIVSCGNIMKSDQASAFGFPNPMLGLVAYGMVVCVGMSLLARARFPRWYWLTLNAGMLFGVGFCTWLMYQSLYNINSLCLWCCLAWVATIVMFWYVTSHNVRNRMLGAPGWLRAFFDEFTWVLPVLHIGIIGMLILTRWWDFWTS comes from the coding sequence ATGACGACACGAGGTACGGATGCGGACGCCGCTCCGCGGACCGCCGTCGGCGGCAGCCGGGCCCTGGCCCTGCTGCTGGTGATCACCGGAGCCGCGGGCCTGCTCGCCGCCTGGGTCATCACGATCGACAAGTTCAAGCTGCTGGAGGACCCGAACTTCACGCCGGGCTGCAGCCTCAACCCGATCGTGTCCTGCGGCAACATCATGAAGAGCGACCAGGCATCCGCCTTCGGGTTCCCGAACCCGATGCTGGGACTGGTCGCCTACGGCATGGTCGTCTGCGTCGGCATGAGCCTGCTCGCCCGCGCCCGCTTCCCGCGCTGGTACTGGCTGACCCTGAACGCCGGAATGCTCTTCGGCGTCGGCTTCTGCACCTGGCTGATGTACCAGTCGCTGTACAACATCAACTCGCTGTGCCTGTGGTGCTGCCTGGCCTGGGTCGCCACCATCGTCATGTTCTGGTACGTCACCTCGCACAACGTCCGCAACCGCATGCTGGGGGCCCCCGGCTGGCTGCGCGCCTTCTTCGACGAGTTCACGTGGGTGCTGCCCGTCCTGCACATCGGGATCATCGGAATGCTGATCCTGACCCGCTGGTGGGACTTCTGGACCTCCTGA